A window from Citrus sinensis cultivar Valencia sweet orange chromosome 3, DVS_A1.0, whole genome shotgun sequence encodes these proteins:
- the LOC127900816 gene encoding uncharacterized protein LOC127900816: MRYKYSEDYARDGIQSLKGCARYVHNKSTLDDRIQLDRAVKEAISWLRFDPSSLAFLGYLEAAVGLKEVFSVLEQFDSVFSFSWKTRDIPIIVDLPYAHKLLKDRSSHRIEDCLFCQKVMKEAIDICFSKHYSARVIAVILDPRFKMDGLQLHYKEVFGSDADRYC, encoded by the exons ATGCGTTATAAGTACTCCGAAGATTACGCCAGGGATGGGATACAGTCCTTAAAGGGGTGTGCTCGATATGTGCATAACAAGTCAACATTAGATGATCGAATTCAGTTGGATAGAGCCGTAAAAGAAGCGATTTCCTGGCTCAGGTTTGATCCTTCTTCCTTGGCTTTTCTTGGGTACTTAGAGGCTGCAGTGGGCTTGAAAGAAGTATTTTCAGTGCTGGAGCAATTCGATTCTGTTTTTAg CTTCTCGTGGAAAACACGTGATATTCCAATAATTGTAGATCTTCCTTACGCGCATAAGCTATTAAAGGATCGATCCAGCCACCGCATTGAAGATTGTCTTTTTTGCCAAAAAGTGATGAAGGAAGCTATTGATATATGTTTTAGCAAACATTATTCGGCTAGAGTCATTGCAGTAATTCTTGACCCACGGTTCAAAATGGATGGTCTGCAACTTCACTACAAAGAGGTTTTTGGCAGTGATGCTGATAGATACTGTTGA